From a single Oreochromis niloticus isolate F11D_XX linkage group LG3, O_niloticus_UMD_NMBU, whole genome shotgun sequence genomic region:
- the LOC112846029 gene encoding uncharacterized protein LOC112846029: protein MKLIEAEGKPHLCLFALKEIAAGSEITYDYGGKEWPWRKKLKIASIPSGQQCVAEPIAHDVEHHVISTDSFTDRELRAECQSSRPTADNSEHEVHSVGGQRGTSSLKELIGEVGVQYQELSPQAFSEELTSESKSKEVPQSSRAVPNDSACECTIHRLVFESVKLDKCGICHSPLTAIRWHGLRCKQCRCVWHKISLQTSSEDWDMSDGDVSSDEEYIPNSASDSESSGTELSIELPGPSKNSHAASMPDLCVTFAEKERTMDVKNNFEHILNDLETTDDLHPDQEPDSSESCQQKTKDACSEKSTVDISQNESPTKSTKLIKSTVNFCFVCGKPQTKFARHLETHVNENAEVAQVLQLPKSSKDRKVHLERLRNLGNFKHNSAVKTTGSGCLKVKRISKKSSSSAETYEYCLYCKGMISRKEVSRHMKRCALRPENNAEEKLKDRVFGIASTRSTMSQPISSELYSVLGKMMGGKGT from the exons ATGAAGTTGATTGAAGCAGAAGGGAAGCCACATCTCTGCCTTTTTGCACTGAAGGAAATTGCGGCAGGAAGTGAAATTACTTATGACTATGGTGGGAAAGAATGGCCCTGGCGGAAAAAG CTAAAGATCGCAAGCATCCCTTCTGGTCAACAGTGTGTTGCAGAGCCTATTGCCCATGACGTGGAGCACCATGTGATCTCTACAGACTCATTCACAG ACAGAGAATTAAGAGCAGAGTGTCAGTCATCTAGACCTACAGCAGACAACTCTGAGCACGAG gTGCATTCTGTTGGAGGTCAGCGTGGCACTTCTTCTCTGAAAGAGTTAATTGGTGAAGTTGGTGTCCAGTATCAGGAGTTGTCACCCCAAGCGTTCTCAGAAGAACTTACCAGTG AGAGCAAATCGAAAGAGGTGCCACAATCATCCAGAGCTGTGCCTAATGACTCTGCTTGTGAG tGTACAATTCATAGGCTGGTATTTGAATCGGTGAAACTTGACAAATGCGGGATATGCCATTCACCTTTGACAGCTATCAGATGGCATGGTCTAAGATGCAAGC AATGCCGTTGTGTGTGGCATAAGATCTCCCTCCAGACATCTTCAGAAGACTGGGATATGTCCGAC GGTGATGTCTCATCTGATGAAGAATACATCCCAAATTCTGCATCAGATTCAGAAAGCTCAGGAACAGAGTTGTCTATTGAGTTACCTGGACCATCAAAAAACTCCCATGCTGCTAGCATGCCTGATTTATGCGTTACTTTTGCTGAAAAAGAACGGACCATGGATGTTAAGAACAACTTtgagcacattttgaatgaTCTTGAAACTACTGATGATCTTCATCCCGACCAAGAACCAGACAGCTCAGAGTCATGCcagcagaaaacaaaagatgCATGTAGCGAAAAGAGTACTGTGGATATTAGCCAAAATGAATCCCCAACCAAGTCAACAAAATTAATCAAAAGCACAgtcaatttttgttttgtgtgtggaaAACCTCAAACAAAATTTGCACGTCATCTGGAGACGCatgtaaatgaaaatgctgAAGTCGCCCAGGTGCTTCAGTTACCCAAATCATCAAAGGACAGAAAAGTTCATCTTGAAAGGTTACGAAACCTTGGTAACTTCAAGCACAACTCTGCTGTTAAAACCACAGGATCAGGTTGTCTTAAAGTGAAAAGGATCTCaaaaaagagcagcagcagcgctGAGACATACGAGTACTGCTTATACTGTAAGGGTATGATATCCAGAAAAGAAGTTTCTCGGCATATGAAAAGATGTGCTTTAAGACCAGAGAATAATGCTGAAGAGAAGCTGAAAGATAGAGTCTTTGGTATAGCATCTACTCGATCCACAATGTCTCAGCCAATTTCAAGTGAACTCTACTCAGTACTGGGCaagatgatggg gggcaagggtacctag